The Porites lutea chromosome 7, jaPorLute2.1, whole genome shotgun sequence genome includes the window GATTTTAATATAATCTAATATTAGTGCTTTAATTTGTTCCAGGTATTCTCTGAGTTCCTTCCCCAAGGGGTGATTGTGcaacattttgtttctttccgTAGAAGCCAAAAGATCATCCTTGTTCAAAACGTTTATTTTGTAACAAACAAGAGGCGGGTTAAGACCCCCAAGATGGTGTTCTAAAGTGGTATTAAGAGAAGAGGGGATTGCTTTATAAAAGCACAGTGACCTCTGTACTTTTTTTAGATAGCTAATGGAAGAGAGTGGTTTtccaatagtccagtttcgaattaaaaattaccgctgaatacaaacattaacgacacattcatacagggttagcctcgacattaagtaaaatattcaaaaattctggcaagtaagtgtCTGAAATtggaatatacacaatagacagagtaataaacaggacTTTTTCTCGCTGGATTTTGtggatatattacttcagatggaggctaagcctgtacaaatgcgtcttcacttctttgaTTCAagggtcatagcgaactcgaaactggactattctcTAAAACATTCCTGAATTAATCGAGGGCTTGGTCTTGAATTTGATGAAAAACTATTGTACACGCGTCTGGCACTTCAAAATGGACCAGGTAAGGTGAGAATTTTCTTCTTTATGAGTTCCTTAGAGATGCTGTTCCGTACAGAGAGTTGCCGTTCCTTGTTTTAAAAACGAGTAATGCGAAGTCTTTTCCCTCTTATGATGGACAATATTCGAACGATCGTGAAAGACTTTCAAGTTCAGAGGAATGACAATGTGCGTGGATTTTCCGAGGAATACGCCTTAGGGAAGTAGGTTGTTCAATTCAGCTATTTTTGTTCACTTTTCTTCACATGGCTGAAAACAAGAACTAACTGATAATTACGCAGGTTTATCAGAAGGGCTTACTTCAAACTTAATGAACAAAGTTTCATCTATAACATACGAGCCCGCAATAAGTTTTTCATGCGAGAAAAATCTTCCAAATCCTCTTCGTTCGTTTTCTGCACTCGCTGGTCGCTGCATGCTCTTCCATGAGGGGTCTGGAACAAAGGACTTGACAAAATTTTGCCTCTGCGTTAAATCAGGGTTTTGGTCAATAATAGTTAGAGTTACTTTATATTGAAATGGCCAGGGCAATATGGCATCATATTGCCCCTTCATTAGGGCAATATATAGCGATATATGAGCATTTTTGGCTTCCTTTGTTCCGTTGGGATACATCGCTAATTTCATCTTGTAACCTTGTGGACCAACATAGAAAAAGTCGCTTTCGATTCGAACTTCGATGCCATTTCTTGCTCTTCTGACTCTTTCCCAGAAGTCTGTCACCTTCCATGTATATGGCGAGAATGTTTCCATATCTCtgtgtttttgtttcagttcACTGAGATGCTTCTCAAGTGAACTGACTTTGTGGTTGATTCCTTGATGTTCCACCTTCATCTTTTCAAATTCTTGCCTCAAAATTTTACACTCGTCCTGCACCCTTTCCACTTTGTCTACAGAGAGCTCAAAATGGGAACGCAAGTTTTGTTCCAAATGATCGTTTATTTCACATCTTTTGACCtggaaataaagaaaaccaaGTCCGCATTGTAGAGCagtataaataaatttaaagaaaagacATAACATAGACGGCTCCAACAAACCGATTCACGGTATTGCAACCTCGTCCCAAGGCGATTTTCCCTGGCTTAGGAGATGGGGCGGGAAaagccctggcatcggctggccAATCCGTCATTTTGATTGATTGGTCCGTAACATGCCTGCGGTAGAGAGCCCTTCAAAAGGCAGAAAAGGCTACGACGTGATTTCTCCTCGTCACTAATCGGTCAATTATCGGAGAGATATTCTTCACAAAGGAAAACACAAAGATaaaaagggagggagggagctTTAAAAACTCTCAATGCTGCACATAAAAATCAGGccgatttttgtttttgccataaTTCCTTCTGTTTTTCTCCTAAATCGGTCTCAAGTCTGGTCGCCAAATCTCATAGATGTCAACCGGCCTTTAGTTAATCACACAACACTAGTACGTTTTATCACTGCTAGAGTGTTCTGTAGTACTACTCATTATCGGCAACAAGTTCTCTTAAAGTGCACTTTTGAGGGATGTAGTTGTAGTCAAACACTGCTCAATTACCTTAATGCTGCAACCCATATAGTCGTATTGGCAGTTTACTAGGCTTTGAGGGCAATTGACTTCTTTATGTGAGGTTACCTGAAAAGAGAAATAA containing:
- the LOC140943018 gene encoding TNF receptor-associated factor 4-like; this encodes MVERDIIVAGLPCGYEYEFISSVFEEYHCHICHLPLREPVLTRCGHRYCKKCLDEAIKRQHVPQCPVDREPLDREKDIFPDKATERNILSCHVKCPSEGCDWTGEVRHVEAHLLSCDCKIIRCPNHRCHAIMEKRLVEDHVMNTCQWRTLHCGHCSDKYSKCEEEKHSSECRRIPVDCPNGCGEFIPREEVTSHKEVNCPQSLVNCQYDYMGCSIKVKRCEINDHLEQNLRSHFELSVDKVERVQDECKILRQEFEKMKVEHQGINHKVSSLEKHLSELKQKHRDMETFSPYTWKVTDFWERVRRARNGIEVRIESDFFYVGPQGYKMKLAMYPNGTKEAKNAHISLYIALMKGQYDAILPWPFQYKVTLTIIDQNPDLTQRQNFVKSFVPDPSWKSMQRPASAENERRGFGRFFSHEKLIAGSYVIDETLFIKFEVSPSDKPA